A genome region from Gopherus evgoodei ecotype Sinaloan lineage unplaced genomic scaffold, rGopEvg1_v1.p scaffold_35_arrow_ctg1, whole genome shotgun sequence includes the following:
- the DKKL1 gene encoding dickkopf-like protein 1 isoform X2: MWARWLLLCTLGALLAGAGGSLLPPAARRLLGRFHHLLGGSRAVLGKEEGRFEAPIDFRKLPPNYHTEEKEQRRVGNATVYSHREINKGSQAESGEEGAGGGAEAEPVLGRHILPIPRPGLAFLIIHLRRRTRPGKASDTSRPDGATLSDRRHRLLAIRDGLMEAPHPLKKAPPITRAQHKAVARRPHFFFFFRKL; the protein is encoded by the exons ATGTGGGCACGGTGGCTGCTGCTCTGCACCCTGGGCGCgctgctggctggggctggaggctccCTCCTGCCACCCGCTGCCCGTCGCCTGCTGGGCCGCTTCCACCACCTGCTGGGGGGCAGTCGG GCAgtgttggggaaggaggaggggcgcTTTGAGGCCCCCATTGATTTCCGCAAGCTCCCCCCCAACTACCACACCGAGGAGAAGGAGCAGCGCAGGGTGGGGAATGCCACAGTGTACAGCCACCGCGAGATCAACAAG ggaagccaggcagaATCTGGCGAGGAAGGAGCAGGCGGTGGGGCAGAAGCAGAGCCTGTCCTAGGGAGACACATCCTGCCGATCCCCCGCCCCGGGCTGGCCTTCCTCATCATCCACTTACGGCGCAGAACCAGGCCCGGGAAGGCCTCTGACACCAGCCGGCCAGACGGCGCAACCCTTAGCGACAGGAGGCACAGGCTGCTAGCGATCCGGGATGGGCTGATGGAAGCCCCCCACCCTCTGAAGAAAGCTCCACCCATTACTCGGGCCCAGCACAAAGCTGTAGCACGGAGGccccattttttcttcttcttcaggaAGCTGtag
- the DKKL1 gene encoding dickkopf-like protein 1 isoform X1 produces MWARWLLLCTLGALLAGAGGSLLPPAARRLLGRFHHLLGGSRAVLGKEEGRFEAPIDFRKLPPNYHTEEKEQRRVGNATVYSHREINKVTDNETGAMLFSDRTVTSIEQGERGLAERWQGSQAESGEEGAGGGAEAEPVLGRHILPIPRPGLAFLIIHLRRRTRPGKASDTSRPDGATLSDRRHRLLAIRDGLMEAPHPLKKAPPITRAQHKAVARRPHFFFFFRKL; encoded by the exons ATGTGGGCACGGTGGCTGCTGCTCTGCACCCTGGGCGCgctgctggctggggctggaggctccCTCCTGCCACCCGCTGCCCGTCGCCTGCTGGGCCGCTTCCACCACCTGCTGGGGGGCAGTCGG GCAgtgttggggaaggaggaggggcgcTTTGAGGCCCCCATTGATTTCCGCAAGCTCCCCCCCAACTACCACACCGAGGAGAAGGAGCAGCGCAGGGTGGGGAATGCCACAGTGTACAGCCACCGCGAGATCAACAAG GTGACGGACAATGAGACGGGCGCGATGCTGTTCTCCGACAGGACGGTGACCTCCATCgagcagggggagcggggccTGGCGGAGAGATGGCAG ggaagccaggcagaATCTGGCGAGGAAGGAGCAGGCGGTGGGGCAGAAGCAGAGCCTGTCCTAGGGAGACACATCCTGCCGATCCCCCGCCCCGGGCTGGCCTTCCTCATCATCCACTTACGGCGCAGAACCAGGCCCGGGAAGGCCTCTGACACCAGCCGGCCAGACGGCGCAACCCTTAGCGACAGGAGGCACAGGCTGCTAGCGATCCGGGATGGGCTGATGGAAGCCCCCCACCCTCTGAAGAAAGCTCCACCCATTACTCGGGCCCAGCACAAAGCTGTAGCACGGAGGccccattttttcttcttcttcaggaAGCTGtag
- the CD37 gene encoding leukocyte antigen CD37 isoform X3 produces the protein MSPHGCLSVTKYFLFLFNLLFFVLGGIILSFGLWILIDQQSFAAILGSSLYALKVWSYILSGVGIITMLMGFLGCLGSLKEIKCMLGFYFGFLFLLFAAQITIGVLLYTQRVTLSGKVGVFVEDAIQTYPLAGPPSEKYQSWDFIQGQLQCCGWNSYLDWHQNPVVDNSSRQLYPCSCHNSSSPGERGTNITKASSMQGATGFCIAYGEWPVYRQGCAISVQGWLANNIISIVGVCLGIALMELCLMMLSMFLFRNMGQNYDKLTRYS, from the exons ATGTCTCCCCACGGGTGTCTGAGCGTCACCAAatatttcctcttcctcttcaacctcctcttcttc gtccTGGGTGGCATCATTCTCAGCTTCGGCCTCTGGATCCTAATTGACCAGCAAAGCTTCGCCGCCATCCTGG GGTCCTCCCTGTACGCCCTGAAGGTCTGGTCCTACATCCTGTCGGGAGTTGGCATCATCACCATGCTGATGGGTTTcctcggatgcctgggttccctcAAGGAGATCAAGTGTATGCTGGGATTT tatTTCggtttcctctttctcctcttcgCTGCCCAGATCACCATTGGAGTCCTGCTGTACACGCAGCGTGTCACG ctgagTGGCAAGGTGGGGGTGTTCGTGGAGGACGCCATCCAGACCTATCCGCTGGCAGGACCCCCCAGCGAGAAGTACCAGAGCTGGGACTTCATCCAGGGGCAG CTCCAGTGCTGCGGCTGGAACTCGTACCTGGACTGGCACCAGAACCCCGTCGTGGACAATTCCTCCCGCCAACTCTACCCCTGCTCCTGTcacaacagctccagccctggtGAGCGCGGCACCAATATCACCAAGGCCTCAAGCATGCAGGGGGCCACCGGGTTCTGCATCGCTTATGGGGAGTGGCCAGTCTACAGGCAG GGCTGTGCGATCAGCGTCCAGGGCTGGCTGGCCAATAACATCATCAGCATCGTGGGCGTCTGCCTGGGCATCGCCCTGATGGAG ctctgtctcATGATGTTATCGATGTTTCTGTTTAGAAACATGGGCCAGAACTACGACAAGCTGACCCGATACTCCTAG
- the CD37 gene encoding leukocyte antigen CD37 isoform X2, giving the protein MSPHGCLSVTKYFLFLFNLLFFVLGGIILSFGLWILIDQQSFAAILGSSLYALKVWSYILSGVGIITMLMGFLGCLGSLKEIKCMLGFYFGFLFLLFAAQITIGVLLYTQRVTLSGKVGVFVEDAIQTYPLAGPPSEKYQSWDFIQGQLQCCGWNSYLDWHQNPVVDNSSRQLYPCSCHNSSSPGERGTNITKASSMQGATGFCIAYGEWPVYRQGCAISVQGWLANNIISIVGVCLGIALMEFVQLLCMALAVTLECRILTSGSQEILTFPSRWSQCACVATVRGSCMFAHACVVLCASWGLCSCPPRVLTCVSARLFPHVFLQLGVVNVCEGLCTCSCVCQCV; this is encoded by the exons ATGTCTCCCCACGGGTGTCTGAGCGTCACCAAatatttcctcttcctcttcaacctcctcttcttc gtccTGGGTGGCATCATTCTCAGCTTCGGCCTCTGGATCCTAATTGACCAGCAAAGCTTCGCCGCCATCCTGG GGTCCTCCCTGTACGCCCTGAAGGTCTGGTCCTACATCCTGTCGGGAGTTGGCATCATCACCATGCTGATGGGTTTcctcggatgcctgggttccctcAAGGAGATCAAGTGTATGCTGGGATTT tatTTCggtttcctctttctcctcttcgCTGCCCAGATCACCATTGGAGTCCTGCTGTACACGCAGCGTGTCACG ctgagTGGCAAGGTGGGGGTGTTCGTGGAGGACGCCATCCAGACCTATCCGCTGGCAGGACCCCCCAGCGAGAAGTACCAGAGCTGGGACTTCATCCAGGGGCAG CTCCAGTGCTGCGGCTGGAACTCGTACCTGGACTGGCACCAGAACCCCGTCGTGGACAATTCCTCCCGCCAACTCTACCCCTGCTCCTGTcacaacagctccagccctggtGAGCGCGGCACCAATATCACCAAGGCCTCAAGCATGCAGGGGGCCACCGGGTTCTGCATCGCTTATGGGGAGTGGCCAGTCTACAGGCAG GGCTGTGCGATCAGCGTCCAGGGCTGGCTGGCCAATAACATCATCAGCATCGTGGGCGTCTGCCTGGGCATCGCCCTGATGGAG ttcGTGCAGCTGCTGTGCATGGCGCTGGCTGTCACCTTGGAGTGCAGGATACTCACCAGTGGCTCCCAGGAAATCCTGACCTTCCCCAGCAGGTGGAGCCAGTGTGCATGTGTGGCTACAGTGCGGGGCTCATGCATGTTTGCACACGCGTGTGTCGTTCTGTGTGCGTCTTGGGGCCTGTGTTCCTGCCCACCCCGTGTTCTCACGTGTGTCAGTGCGCGCCTGTTCCCACACgtgttcctgcagctgggggttgTGAATGTGTGTGAGGGCTTGTGCACGTGTTCCTGTGTGTGTCAGTGCGTGTGA
- the CD37 gene encoding leukocyte antigen CD37 isoform X1 produces the protein MLMGFLGCLGSLKEIKCMLGFYFGFLFLLFAAQITIGVLLYTQRVTLSGKVGVFVEDAIQTYPLAGPPSEKYQSWDFIQGQLQCCGWNSYLDWHQNPVVDNSSRQLYPCSCHNSSSPGERGTNITKASSMQGATGFCIAYGEWPVYRQGCAISVQGWLANNIISIVGVCLGIALMEFVQLLCMALAVTLECRILTSGSQEILTFPSRWSQCACVATVRGSCMFAHACVVLCASWGLCSCPPRVLTCVSARLFPHVFLQLGVVNVCEGLCTCSCVCQCV, from the exons ATGCTGATGGGTTTcctcggatgcctgggttccctcAAGGAGATCAAGTGTATGCTGGGATTT tatTTCggtttcctctttctcctcttcgCTGCCCAGATCACCATTGGAGTCCTGCTGTACACGCAGCGTGTCACG ctgagTGGCAAGGTGGGGGTGTTCGTGGAGGACGCCATCCAGACCTATCCGCTGGCAGGACCCCCCAGCGAGAAGTACCAGAGCTGGGACTTCATCCAGGGGCAG CTCCAGTGCTGCGGCTGGAACTCGTACCTGGACTGGCACCAGAACCCCGTCGTGGACAATTCCTCCCGCCAACTCTACCCCTGCTCCTGTcacaacagctccagccctggtGAGCGCGGCACCAATATCACCAAGGCCTCAAGCATGCAGGGGGCCACCGGGTTCTGCATCGCTTATGGGGAGTGGCCAGTCTACAGGCAG GGCTGTGCGATCAGCGTCCAGGGCTGGCTGGCCAATAACATCATCAGCATCGTGGGCGTCTGCCTGGGCATCGCCCTGATGGAG ttcGTGCAGCTGCTGTGCATGGCGCTGGCTGTCACCTTGGAGTGCAGGATACTCACCAGTGGCTCCCAGGAAATCCTGACCTTCCCCAGCAGGTGGAGCCAGTGTGCATGTGTGGCTACAGTGCGGGGCTCATGCATGTTTGCACACGCGTGTGTCGTTCTGTGTGCGTCTTGGGGCCTGTGTTCCTGCCCACCCCGTGTTCTCACGTGTGTCAGTGCGCGCCTGTTCCCACACgtgttcctgcagctgggggttgTGAATGTGTGTGAGGGCTTGTGCACGTGTTCCTGTGTGTGTCAGTGCGTGTGA